The nucleotide window GTCACCTCTTGCCCACTCCCTATATTCACATGCTCCAACCCACTGTACCTCTCCAACAAGAACACACACGCGTCAGCCAAATCATCCACGTGCAAAAACTCCCTCAACGGACTCCCACTCCCCCACACCACAACCTCCTCAGCTCCACTCACTTTCGCCTCGTGAAACCTCCTCATAAGCGCAGGCAACACGTGCGAGTTCTGAGGGTGAAAATTATCGTTAGGTCCGTACAGATTCGTCGGCATCCCCGAGATCGCGTCCCATTTGTATTGTATCCTATACGCCTGGCAGGTCTTGATCCCCGCGATCTTCGCGATCGCGTACCACTCGTTGGTCGGTTCGAGCGGGCCGGTTAAGAGAGCCGATTCGGGGATGGGCTGGGGAGCGAACTTGGGGTAGATGCAGGAGGATCCGAGGAAGAGGAGCTTCTTGACGCCGTGGAGGTAAGCGGAGTGGATCACGTTGGTTTGGATCTGGAGATTGACGGCGATGAAGTCTGCGGGGTAGGTGTTGTTGGCGTGGATCCCGCCGACCTTGGCTGCGGCGAGGATGACGTGGACTGGCTTCTCTTGTGCGAAGAAGGATTCGACGTCGGCTTGGCGGGTGAGATCGAGCTCGGCGTGCGTTCGGAGGAGGAGGTTTGTGTAGCCTAGTTGATGGAGCTTGCGGACGATGGCGGatccgactaggccgcggtggCCAGCGACGAAGATTTTGGCGGATTTGTCAGACATCTCTGCGATATAAGCGAAAAGGTCACAGGTTCGATCTATATCAATGTCAAAATCGGcgacatattttttttttagtttcagaATATTCCGTTGTAGATTCCATACAAATGTTGATAGACTAATGATTCGATTCAGATAGAGAGGAAAAGGGACGTACCTGAGCCGATCGTTTCCGCCATTTTCGAGTCGTGAAAAGTTCAAAGAGACGAAAGGTTGTGGAAAAATCTGAGAGATCGTGAGACGAGTTTGGTCAGCAgttaagtttttattatattttaggaaATTGAATTTCTGGAGATCTGAAGCAGTTGACTTTCTCTACCAAGGTAACGTAGTATGAGGCGTTTCGTTTCAGTATGGACGGATCCTAATCATATCGGCCCATAACAGGCCCATCTATTTGAACCGAATATTTCCAGTTCGCATTTATTATACGTGGAAACTCCCATGCACGGTAGTATTATTCTTACCTACCAATCGTTGACCACAAGTCCGCTTATAACAGTCAAAAACTGATTTGGATCAGGCTAATTGATTTTGGCGTCATAgcgatttataatttttattttattttctaagcaTCATGgtgattataattttatttcattttgtcAGCATCATAGCGAATTATTCTGTGAGTTTCATGATAGCGATtaacatttaacaaaaaaatctctACCGTGTTCAGGTAAATGTTAAGCTAATTGGGAAAAGAAAACAGATAAGAGATATTTTATTCAATATGTAATCTTCAAAGGAAAACAATGCACATAGAGGTTTTATTATAAGTCAAAGCAAACATCGATCGAGTCTTGTCCTCCCACACAAGTCTCACATAGTCTTGGACGAAATTTCGGTAACGTCGGCTTTCTTGAACACAACCAAGAATGGCTCAGAGGTCAAAGCCAAACGCCTAACGCCGATTTCATCCACGAATATTCCTACATTTCTGCATCTAGGACAGCCAGTCTCAAGAGCGGGAGGACAGACCACAAACTTGTAAGCATCATCTCCAGATTTCTGAATCTGGAAGAAACTCTTCCCTGAGTCTTGTGGACCAGCCGTCACGAAGTACTTCTTCCTCTCCTCGTCGAACTCACCGACTTGCCAATATGTTGACTGGATGCAGATCGTGGCTCTAACGACCGTCTGGATGTTAAGGTTCATTGATTCGGGAACGAAAGCAACTTTGATCTTCCAGT belongs to Brassica rapa cultivar Chiifu-401-42 chromosome A07, CAAS_Brap_v3.01, whole genome shotgun sequence and includes:
- the LOC103831806 gene encoding GDP-L-fucose synthase 1, translated to MAETIGSEMSDKSAKIFVAGHRGLVGSAIVRKLHQLGYTNLLLRTHAELDLTRQADVESFFAQEKPVHVILAAAKVGGIHANNTYPADFIAVNLQIQTNVIHSAYLHGVKKLLFLGSSCIYPKFAPQPIPESALLTGPLEPTNEWYAIAKIAGIKTCQAYRIQYKWDAISGMPTNLYGPNDNFHPQNSHVLPALMRRFHEAKVSGAEEVVVWGSGSPLREFLHVDDLADACVFLLERYSGLEHVNIGSGQEVTIKELAELVKEVVGFEGKLGWDSTKPDGTPRKLMDSSKLAALGWTPKVSLRDGLRQTYEWYLENVCAASK
- the LOC103831807 gene encoding kunitz trypsin inhibitor 4 yields the protein MFINKLQSTHIFFIHQAPRSSQEILKNTNTMSPTFYFVLALTAVLATSTNGAVLDIDGDFMFRDSYYVLPVIRGQGGGLSLRGRGGKPCPFDIVQESSEVDQGIPVKFSNWKIKVAFVPESMNLNIQTVVRATICIQSTYWQVGEFDEERKKYFVTAGPQDSGKSFFQIQKSGDDAYKFVVCPPALETGCPRCRNVGIFVDEIGVRRLALTSEPFLVVFKKADVTEISSKTM